From a region of the Marmota flaviventris isolate mMarFla1 chromosome 13, mMarFla1.hap1, whole genome shotgun sequence genome:
- the LOC139701487 gene encoding major urinary protein 20-like: MKLLLLSLGLTLIWAHTEGTHDAVTSDFDPSKYSGEWYSILLASDHKEKIEENGSMRVFVEYIHALKNSSLGFKFHIIINGVCAEIAFVCDKTEEDGVYSVEYDGHNTFKVLETDYCNYIIFYLINENHGNTVQLMQLYGRAPDVSSELKQKFVNVSEKYGIVKENILDLTTVDRCIHARGGTQS, translated from the exons ATGAAGCTCCTGCTGCTGAGTCTGGGACTGACCCTGATCTGGGCTCACACAGAAGGAACCCATGATGCTGTGACAAGCGACTTTGATCCGTCCAAG TATTCAGGGGAGTGGTATTCCATTCTCTTGGCCTCTGATCATAAGGAAAAGATAGAAGAAAACGGTAGCATGAGGGTTTTTGTGGAATATATCCATGCCTTGAAGAACTCTTCCTTAGGCTTTAAATTCCATATAAT TATAAATGGAGTATGTGCTGAAATTGCGTTTGTTTGTGACAAAACAGAAGAGGATGGTGTATATTCTGTTGAAT ATgatggacataatacatttaaaGTACTTGAAACGGACTATTGtaactatattattttttacCTAATAAATGAAAATCATGGAAATACAGTCCAACTGATGCAGCTCTATG GTCGAGCACCAGATGTGAGCTCAGAACTCAAGCAGAAATTTGTGAATGTTTCTGAAAAATATGGAATTGTTAAGGAAAACATATTGGACCTGACCACTGTTG ACCGCTGTATCCATGCCCGAGGTGGAACACAGTCCTAA
- the LOC114083850 gene encoding major urinary protein 20-like translates to MKLLLLSLGLTLIWAHKEGTHDAVTSDFDPSKYSGEWYSILLASDQKEKIEENGSMRVFVEYIHALNKSSLGFKFHIIINGVCAEIAFVCDKTEEDGVYSVEYDGHNTFKVLETDYDDYIIFHLINKNNGNTFQLMELYGRAPDVSSELKQKFVNVSEKYGIVKENILDLTTVDRCIQARGGTQS, encoded by the exons ATGAAGCTCCTGCTGCTGAGTCTGGGACTGACCCTGATCTGGGCTCACAAAGAAGGAACCCATGATGCTGTGACAAGCGACTTTGATCCGTCCAAG tatTCAGGGGAGTGGTATTCCATTCTCCTGGCCTCTGATCAAAAGGAAAAGATAGAAGAAAACGGTAGCATGAGGGTTTTTGTGGAATATATCCATGCCTTGAATAAATCTTCCTTAGGCTTTAAATTCCATATAAT TATAAATGGAGTATGTGCTGAAATTGCGTTTGTTTGTGACAAAACAGAAGAGGATGGTGTATATTCTGTTGAAT ATgatggacataatacatttaaaGTACTCGAAACGGACTATGATGACTACATTATTTTTCacctcataaataaaaataatgggaatACATTCCAACTTATGGAGCTCTATG GTCGAGCACCAGATGTGAGCTCAGAACTCAAGCAGAAATTTGTGAATGTTTCTGAAAAATATGGAATTGTTAAGGAAAACATATTGGACCTGACCACTGTTG ACCGCTGTATCCAGGCCCGAGGTGGAACACAGTCCTGA